The following are encoded in a window of Thermococcus sp. CX2 genomic DNA:
- the pyrF gene encoding orotidine-5'-phosphate decarboxylase gives MSRLILALDVYEREKALEIAECTAEYLWAVKVNWPLIIGSGLGIITELKQVTGLPIIADLKLADIPNTNKLIASRVFEAGADYIIAHGFVGRDSVKAVMELGKTIMVVEMSHPGAKEFIQPVTDKLIEMANELRPFGVIAPATRPERVAYIRERLKPEIKILTPGVGAQGGDARAVLKAGADYIIVGRSIYASENPRESAKRLYEEIEEV, from the coding sequence ATGAGCAGGCTGATCCTCGCCCTCGACGTTTATGAACGTGAAAAGGCCCTTGAGATAGCCGAGTGCACCGCTGAGTACCTCTGGGCTGTGAAGGTGAACTGGCCTCTCATAATAGGCTCTGGGCTGGGCATCATCACCGAGCTTAAGCAGGTCACTGGGCTGCCGATAATAGCCGACCTCAAGTTAGCCGACATCCCGAACACCAACAAGCTGATAGCGAGCAGGGTCTTTGAGGCAGGAGCCGACTACATTATAGCCCACGGCTTCGTTGGGAGGGACAGTGTTAAAGCCGTCATGGAGCTCGGGAAAACGATAATGGTCGTCGAGATGAGCCACCCCGGAGCAAAAGAGTTCATCCAGCCAGTAACGGATAAGCTAATCGAGATGGCCAACGAGCTGAGACCCTTCGGCGTCATAGCCCCCGCTACGAGGCCCGAGCGCGTCGCGTATATCCGCGAGAGGCTCAAACCAGAGATTAAAATACTCACCCCCGGCGTCGGCGCCCAGGGGGGAGATGCACGTGCGGTTTTAAAGGCTGGCGCTGACTACATCATAGTCGGGAGGAGCATCTACGCGAGCGAGAATCCACGGGAGAGCGCCAAAAGGCTGTACGAAGAGATTGAGGAGGTGTGA
- the cgi121 gene encoding KEOPS complex subunit Cgi121: MRKIRDNLYIAKVHVKNADELIPKLGGDFQIVYTECWEAAAFAALLAIRSFERGRNHARTLSGELLLRLAGTLQIKDAIAQHGVRNGENYLIVFGNRSRMEAIIRELGLKELPMDDCDKEKVKTFFEKAALVEVL; the protein is encoded by the coding sequence ATGAGAAAAATAAGGGATAACCTCTACATTGCAAAAGTTCACGTGAAAAACGCAGATGAGCTCATCCCCAAGCTGGGCGGGGACTTTCAGATCGTTTACACCGAATGCTGGGAAGCGGCGGCATTTGCAGCACTCTTAGCCATCCGCTCATTCGAGAGAGGTAGAAACCACGCAAGAACCCTAAGTGGTGAGCTGCTCCTCCGCCTCGCCGGAACCCTACAGATAAAAGACGCCATAGCCCAGCACGGAGTTAGGAACGGGGAGAATTATCTCATTGTCTTTGGAAACCGTAGCAGGATGGAGGCCATTATTCGGGAGCTGGGCCTGAAAGAGCTGCCGATGGACGACTGTGATAAAGAAAAAGTGAAAACTTTTTTTGAAAAAGCAGCACTTGTTGAAGTTTTATAG
- a CDS encoding pyridoxal phosphate-dependent aminotransferase gives MKYKKRKYFLAGRINLIQRSKIRELFEKASKMENVISLGIGEPDFDTPEIIKEAAKRALDEGYTHYTPNAGIPEFREAIAEYYKSYYKVDVSPNDIIVTAGAYEATYLAFQTLLEKDDDVIIPDPAFVCYVEDAKIAEAGIIRIPLREENEFQLDPDELVEAITKRTRMLVINYPNNPTGAILKKKTVKAIADIAEDYNLYILSDEPYEHFLYEGAKHYPMIKYAPDNTILANSFSKTFAMTGWRLGFAIAPTQVIRDMIKLHAYVVGNVTSFVQIAGITALRDKRSWEAVERMRQTYAERRKVVLRYLNKMPHITPFKPKGAFYIWAKIDPELDMSSEDFAEWLLENARVVVIPGTAFGKAGEGYIRISYATKKSQLIEAMERMKAALSEL, from the coding sequence ATGAAATATAAAAAGCGCAAGTACTTCCTTGCGGGGCGTATAAACCTGATTCAACGCTCAAAGATCAGAGAGCTTTTCGAAAAGGCGTCAAAGATGGAAAACGTCATTTCCCTGGGCATCGGCGAACCCGACTTTGACACGCCTGAAATCATCAAAGAGGCCGCAAAAAGGGCCCTCGATGAGGGATACACCCATTACACGCCCAATGCGGGCATTCCAGAGTTCAGAGAGGCGATAGCCGAATACTATAAGAGCTACTATAAGGTGGACGTTTCTCCAAACGATATAATCGTTACCGCCGGCGCTTACGAAGCTACATATCTCGCTTTCCAGACGCTCCTCGAGAAGGATGACGACGTTATCATTCCAGATCCGGCTTTTGTCTGCTACGTTGAGGATGCCAAGATAGCAGAAGCGGGGATAATCAGGATTCCCCTCCGTGAGGAGAACGAGTTCCAGCTTGACCCAGACGAGCTCGTCGAGGCCATAACCAAGCGCACGAGGATGCTCGTCATCAACTACCCGAACAACCCCACCGGAGCCATACTCAAGAAGAAGACCGTAAAGGCCATAGCCGACATAGCCGAGGACTACAACCTCTACATCCTCAGCGACGAGCCCTACGAGCACTTCCTCTATGAGGGAGCAAAACACTACCCGATGATAAAGTACGCCCCAGACAACACGATTTTAGCGAACAGCTTCTCCAAGACCTTCGCCATGACCGGCTGGCGCCTCGGATTCGCCATAGCCCCGACCCAGGTAATAAGAGATATGATAAAGCTCCACGCCTACGTCGTCGGAAACGTCACCTCCTTCGTCCAGATAGCGGGAATAACCGCCCTTCGCGATAAGCGCAGCTGGGAAGCCGTTGAAAGAATGCGCCAGACCTACGCCGAGAGAAGGAAAGTCGTTCTCAGATACCTCAACAAGATGCCACACATAACACCCTTCAAGCCGAAGGGTGCTTTCTACATATGGGCAAAGATAGATCCGGAGCTCGACATGAGCAGCGAGGACTTCGCTGAGTGGCTCCTGGAGAATGCCAGAGTTGTCGTCATACCTGGAACGGCCTTCGGAAAGGCCGGCGAGGGTTACATTAGAATCAGCTACGCCACCAAGAAGAGCCAGCTAATCGAGGCAATGGAGAGGATGAAGGCAGCCCTCTCAGAACTATGA
- a CDS encoding carbohydrate ABC transporter permease, which translates to MRGKVRDLSFFLSPMIIMVFLFYLIPLVMTVYISMTRMRNWNVDRYLTEFVGLYNYDRLFYMFQHDPTFKAVVLTTLVFVGITLMINVFGGLALALATFFINEKSASSYRLLWLLPRMSPIAVYSLVWYYFFHGSEIGTLNSVLMHLGLISEPIPWGQVIPWGAWSIIIFVNGLVGVSFGMIVFTSALNQIPRELVVAARVDGASSWQISRRILIPMIKWHLLYVLTWQFLSLLTTYPHLFLLVQWDLVNRDYGTTLALYVFNTAFGRGEQDQGLAAAAAVILSIIGIIGGFVTLKVLKFERMMRRPRGDF; encoded by the coding sequence ATGAGGGGAAAGGTTAGGGATCTTTCCTTCTTTCTTTCCCCTATGATAATTATGGTGTTCCTGTTCTACCTGATACCCCTAGTCATGACCGTTTATATTAGCATGACCCGGATGAGGAACTGGAACGTTGACAGGTATCTTACCGAGTTTGTGGGCCTCTACAACTACGATAGGCTTTTCTACATGTTCCAGCACGACCCGACCTTCAAGGCCGTTGTTCTGACCACCCTCGTCTTCGTCGGAATCACGCTCATGATAAACGTCTTTGGGGGCCTCGCCCTCGCCCTGGCGACATTCTTCATTAACGAAAAATCCGCCTCCTCATACCGTCTGCTCTGGCTCCTCCCCAGGATGTCGCCGATAGCGGTTTACAGCCTTGTCTGGTACTACTTCTTTCACGGGAGTGAAATCGGAACTCTGAACTCCGTTCTGATGCACCTCGGCCTCATTTCCGAACCCATCCCCTGGGGACAGGTCATACCCTGGGGGGCGTGGAGCATAATAATCTTCGTTAACGGCCTCGTGGGAGTAAGCTTCGGAATGATAGTCTTCACCTCAGCGCTGAACCAGATACCCCGGGAGCTGGTCGTTGCGGCGAGGGTTGACGGCGCTTCCTCGTGGCAGATATCAAGGAGGATACTAATTCCCATGATCAAGTGGCACCTGCTCTACGTCCTCACCTGGCAGTTCCTCAGCCTGCTCACCACATATCCCCACCTCTTCCTGCTCGTTCAGTGGGATCTCGTTAACAGGGACTACGGAACAACGCTGGCGCTGTACGTATTCAATACTGCCTTCGGCAGGGGTGAGCAGGACCAGGGGCTGGCAGCGGCGGCAGCGGTGATTCTCTCAATAATAGGCATAATAGGTGGCTTTGTGACTCTTAAGGTGCTCAAGTTCGAGAGGATGATGAGAAGGCCAAGGGGGGACTTCTGA
- the ftsZ gene encoding cell division protein FtsZ: MVFKLLEQAGIKLDLDDEPKTAKLDEFSEENLEDLIRIVIVGVGGSGNNTITRLYELGVQGAELIAMNTDAQHLARTKAHKKLLLGKEITHGKGSGGNPEIGYRAAEASAHEIAETIGDADLVFITAGMGNGTGTGAAPVVAKVIKERARHNGRFREPLVVSVVTFPFRNEGKIRIEKAKAGIKALMYYSDTVIIIENDKLLKLVPKLPINAAFRFADEIIARMVKGITETIKLPSMVNIDFADVYSVMHNGGAALIGIGESDSSNRAVDAVKNALENKMLDVEFGSGDKALVHFTVGPDVSLGEISAAMDVVYEKLGEKSEIKWGARIDEDMGKVVRAMVIMTGVKSPQIFGGEQALRIGTEKENLIAPEEIKPFPSKGKDFNEIFSAIIGRKNEKGLPPYAKRVLDGFIDFT; encoded by the coding sequence ATGGTATTTAAGCTCCTAGAGCAGGCCGGAATTAAACTGGATTTGGATGATGAGCCGAAAACAGCGAAGCTTGATGAGTTCTCCGAAGAGAACCTTGAGGATCTGATAAGAATTGTCATAGTGGGTGTGGGTGGTTCTGGAAACAACACGATAACCAGGCTCTATGAGCTTGGTGTTCAGGGTGCTGAGCTTATAGCCATGAACACCGATGCCCAGCATCTTGCTAGGACCAAAGCTCACAAGAAGCTCCTTCTGGGTAAGGAGATAACCCATGGTAAGGGTTCTGGAGGAAACCCGGAGATAGGCTACCGTGCTGCCGAGGCGAGCGCCCACGAGATTGCCGAGACCATAGGTGATGCTGATCTGGTTTTCATAACCGCCGGTATGGGTAACGGCACGGGCACGGGTGCTGCTCCAGTCGTTGCCAAGGTCATCAAGGAGCGCGCGAGGCACAACGGTCGCTTTAGGGAACCGCTTGTCGTCAGCGTCGTTACGTTCCCCTTCAGGAACGAGGGTAAGATTAGGATCGAGAAGGCCAAGGCGGGCATAAAGGCCCTCATGTACTACTCGGATACTGTCATAATCATCGAGAACGACAAGCTCCTTAAGCTAGTTCCCAAGCTTCCGATAAACGCCGCCTTCCGCTTCGCCGATGAGATAATCGCCAGGATGGTTAAGGGAATCACGGAGACCATAAAGCTCCCGTCGATGGTTAACATTGACTTCGCCGACGTTTACAGCGTCATGCACAACGGTGGGGCAGCCCTCATTGGAATAGGTGAAAGCGACTCCAGCAACAGAGCCGTCGATGCCGTCAAGAACGCCCTAGAGAACAAGATGCTCGATGTCGAGTTCGGAAGCGGCGATAAGGCGCTTGTCCACTTCACCGTTGGTCCCGATGTCAGCCTTGGCGAGATAAGCGCTGCCATGGACGTTGTCTACGAGAAGCTCGGTGAGAAGTCGGAAATCAAATGGGGTGCAAGGATAGACGAGGACATGGGTAAAGTTGTTCGTGCAATGGTAATCATGACCGGAGTCAAATCACCGCAGATATTCGGCGGTGAGCAGGCCCTCCGCATTGGCACCGAAAAGGAGAACCTTATAGCGCCTGAAGAGATCAAGCCGTTCCCATCAAAGGGCAAGGACTTCAACGAGATATTCAGTGCCATCATTGGGAGGAAGAACGAGAAGGGCCTTCCACCCTACGCGAAGAGGGTTCTCGACGGCTTTATAGACTTCACATGA
- a CDS encoding CopG family transcriptional regulator, translating to MSRNKIPKLFDGSVNELTRPSRPKRKEERVKSVDLKKEKKQKTLYISLDINRKLIELYGEEGRRQSIIVEDAVNLYYYLKQALGEKKFDELMSAVRREDPEFLREYMEKFKL from the coding sequence TTGTCGAGGAATAAAATCCCAAAGCTTTTTGATGGTTCCGTTAACGAGCTCACCAGGCCGTCAAGGCCCAAGAGGAAGGAGGAGAGGGTCAAATCGGTGGACCTCAAGAAGGAAAAGAAGCAGAAGACCCTTTACATAAGCCTCGACATAAACAGGAAGCTCATCGAGCTCTACGGAGAAGAGGGCAGGAGGCAGAGCATTATCGTCGAAGATGCCGTCAACCTATACTACTACCTCAAGCAGGCTCTTGGCGAGAAGAAGTTCGACGAGCTCATGAGCGCGGTCAGGAGGGAGGATCCCGAGTTCCTGAGGGAGTACATGGAGAAGTTCAAACTCTAA
- a CDS encoding extracellular solute-binding protein, producing MRAAALWLVALVIFGVIASGCIGGEETKTSSAEVQLTGDFTKDAVEIGKILEQNGVKEVKFSAWGSGDPNSVMRVYGIVEAARRINKIWADNGINVKIVITDTHYVASFQDAYKEYLSKQPLGQAGDFFVNSYAFLPTLADEGYILDITDYAKAYQSVIDDFYPSLIEASKYNGKLYGLPQDTEARPLYIRKDVAAKIGFDLNGLDEKVKNGEFTWSDIYYWAKKAKDEGAAEWGLIHRKGSAHPDLIQFIFAFGGRLYDPNTGKLVVDVPAVYKWLYVEWKFARDGLLPEDIMSWDWAKQIHPTVVEGRTLFDIGGTWYWTEWQTKQYYAKGGTPRGLKPEEVKEWFYYTLFPAGEKGEKPVTLSQPFVWMINSKAGQLNPKYDELKDVYHKLAFLMLIKASDPDINAIHSVISAHLPVRKGAAKLIKDEKWLNDLKALNLDLDPAVKDNIKDIVQATVNPINAEFLANVSYMLEYTHLAPAHPKYPALADIFKEAVDKVLRGEMNPDEAVNYIIQKVNADPELKDAVEIQGEIPKDWKFPQG from the coding sequence ATGAGGGCCGCGGCGCTGTGGCTGGTTGCACTGGTGATTTTCGGAGTGATTGCCAGTGGCTGCATAGGAGGAGAAGAAACGAAGACTTCTTCTGCGGAGGTTCAGCTTACGGGGGACTTTACAAAGGACGCCGTTGAGATAGGCAAGATTCTAGAGCAGAATGGAGTTAAGGAGGTCAAGTTCTCCGCATGGGGTTCCGGCGACCCCAACAGCGTGATGAGGGTTTATGGCATAGTTGAAGCGGCGAGGAGGATAAACAAAATCTGGGCCGACAACGGTATCAACGTCAAAATCGTGATAACCGACACTCACTACGTCGCCTCCTTCCAGGACGCTTACAAAGAGTACCTAAGCAAGCAGCCCCTTGGACAGGCCGGGGACTTCTTCGTCAACAGCTACGCCTTCCTGCCGACCCTGGCCGATGAGGGCTACATCCTTGACATAACAGACTATGCGAAGGCCTACCAGAGCGTTATCGACGACTTCTATCCGTCCCTGATTGAGGCCTCAAAGTACAACGGAAAGCTCTACGGCCTGCCTCAGGATACCGAGGCGAGGCCCCTCTACATAAGGAAGGACGTCGCGGCGAAGATAGGCTTCGACCTCAACGGTCTCGACGAGAAGGTGAAGAACGGTGAGTTCACATGGAGCGACATCTACTACTGGGCCAAGAAGGCCAAGGATGAGGGAGCCGCCGAGTGGGGGCTGATACACAGGAAGGGTTCGGCCCATCCCGACCTGATACAGTTCATCTTCGCCTTCGGGGGCAGGCTCTATGACCCAAACACCGGAAAGCTGGTCGTTGATGTTCCGGCCGTTTACAAGTGGCTCTACGTTGAGTGGAAGTTTGCCCGCGATGGCCTCCTTCCTGAGGACATAATGAGCTGGGACTGGGCCAAGCAGATACATCCAACGGTGGTCGAGGGGAGAACGCTCTTTGACATAGGCGGAACGTGGTACTGGACCGAGTGGCAGACCAAGCAGTACTACGCCAAGGGCGGAACTCCGAGGGGCCTCAAGCCCGAGGAAGTGAAGGAGTGGTTCTACTACACGCTCTTCCCGGCGGGTGAGAAGGGCGAGAAGCCGGTAACGCTGAGCCAGCCGTTCGTCTGGATGATAAACTCCAAGGCCGGCCAGCTGAACCCGAAGTACGATGAGCTCAAAGATGTCTACCACAAGCTCGCCTTCCTGATGCTCATCAAGGCCAGCGACCCGGACATAAACGCCATACACAGCGTCATCTCAGCCCACCTGCCGGTAAGAAAGGGGGCGGCTAAGCTTATCAAGGACGAGAAGTGGCTCAACGACCTCAAGGCCCTCAACCTTGACCTCGACCCAGCCGTCAAGGACAACATAAAGGACATAGTTCAGGCGACCGTCAACCCGATAAACGCCGAGTTCCTCGCCAACGTCAGCTACATGCTGGAGTACACCCACCTGGCTCCTGCTCACCCGAAGTATCCTGCCCTGGCCGACATCTTCAAGGAGGCGGTTGACAAGGTCCTCAGGGGCGAGATGAATCCGGACGAAGCCGTTAATTACATAATTCAGAAGGTCAATGCCGATCCCGAGCTTAAAGATGCCGTCGAGATACAGGGGGAGATACCCAAAGACTGGAAGTTCCCCCAGGGATGA
- a CDS encoding DUF4443 domain-containing protein: protein MSWKRGAYPEFTLEDAVAILFMLRNPTGRKTISEILDLGEGSVRTLLKKLANLEIIESTQRGHALNEKGMKLLGKISKHFSEVHKVGKIDGYLAYALVVKNPPKFKSIELRDEAIRFFAKGAMILLIRNGEPVFPEDGRSLSETMPELAERITQAFQLGEDDLVVVTWAEKEPDAMKSAYHVAVFLKESELPEDIKSLVR, encoded by the coding sequence ATGAGCTGGAAGAGGGGAGCCTATCCAGAGTTCACGCTTGAGGATGCCGTTGCGATTCTGTTCATGCTGAGGAACCCCACGGGTAGAAAAACTATTTCGGAGATTCTCGACCTTGGAGAGGGAAGTGTTAGGACCCTCCTGAAGAAGCTCGCTAATCTCGAAATTATCGAGTCCACCCAGAGGGGACACGCCCTCAACGAGAAAGGCATGAAGCTCCTTGGAAAAATTTCAAAACACTTCTCCGAGGTTCACAAGGTGGGAAAAATCGACGGTTACCTAGCCTACGCCCTCGTCGTTAAGAACCCGCCGAAGTTCAAGAGCATAGAGCTCCGCGATGAGGCCATAAGGTTCTTCGCTAAGGGAGCTATGATACTGCTCATCAGGAATGGAGAGCCTGTCTTTCCGGAGGACGGAAGGTCCCTAAGCGAAACCATGCCCGAGCTGGCGGAGAGAATAACCCAGGCCTTCCAGCTCGGGGAGGACGACCTCGTCGTGGTGACGTGGGCGGAGAAGGAGCCAGATGCAATGAAGAGCGCCTATCACGTTGCGGTTTTCCTGAAGGAGAGCGAGCTGCCAGAGGACATTAAATCACTCGTGAGGTGA
- a CDS encoding inositol-3-phosphate synthase, whose protein sequence is MVRVVILGQGYVASIFASGLEKIKAGKLEPYGVPLADELPIKIKDIEIVGSYDVDASKVGKDLYEVVKAYDPEAPESLKGITVRKGIHLRSLRNLPIEAVGLEDEMSLKDAIEHLVNEWKELKAEVFINVCTTEAFVPFESREELEKAIEEDNRDRLTATQVYAYAIAQYAKEVGGAAFVNAIPTLIANDPVFVELAKESNMVIFGDDGATGATPLTADVLSHLAQRNRYVLDIAQFNIGGNNDFLALTDKERNKSKEFTKSSIVKDLLGYDAPHYIKPTGFLEPLGDKKFIAMHIEYVSFNGAHDELVITGRINDSPALAGLLVDLARLGKIALDKKAYGTVYEVNAFYMKNPGPKEKGNIPRIIAHEKMRMWAGLEPKWL, encoded by the coding sequence ATGGTTAGGGTTGTTATCCTCGGACAGGGCTACGTTGCCAGCATCTTTGCGAGCGGTCTTGAGAAGATAAAGGCCGGAAAGCTTGAGCCCTACGGCGTCCCCCTGGCCGACGAGCTTCCAATTAAGATAAAGGACATTGAAATAGTCGGCTCCTACGACGTCGATGCCTCTAAGGTCGGCAAGGATCTCTATGAGGTCGTCAAAGCCTACGATCCAGAGGCGCCAGAGAGCCTCAAGGGAATAACCGTGAGGAAGGGAATCCACCTGAGGAGCCTCAGGAACCTGCCGATTGAGGCCGTTGGTCTGGAGGACGAGATGAGCCTTAAGGATGCCATCGAGCACCTCGTAAACGAGTGGAAGGAGCTCAAGGCTGAGGTCTTCATCAACGTCTGCACCACCGAGGCCTTCGTTCCCTTCGAGAGCAGGGAGGAGCTTGAGAAGGCCATCGAGGAGGACAACAGGGACAGGCTCACGGCAACGCAGGTCTACGCCTACGCCATTGCCCAGTACGCCAAGGAGGTCGGCGGCGCTGCCTTCGTCAACGCTATTCCGACCCTCATCGCCAACGACCCGGTCTTTGTAGAACTCGCCAAGGAGAGCAACATGGTTATCTTCGGTGACGACGGTGCCACCGGTGCAACCCCGCTCACCGCCGACGTACTCAGCCACCTCGCCCAGAGGAACCGCTACGTCCTCGACATAGCCCAGTTCAACATCGGTGGAAACAACGACTTCCTGGCTCTCACCGACAAGGAGAGGAACAAGAGCAAGGAGTTCACCAAGAGCTCCATCGTCAAGGACCTGCTCGGCTACGACGCGCCGCACTACATCAAGCCGACCGGCTTCCTCGAGCCGCTCGGCGACAAGAAGTTCATCGCCATGCACATCGAGTACGTCAGCTTCAACGGCGCCCACGACGAGCTCGTCATAACCGGCAGGATAAACGACAGCCCTGCTCTGGCCGGCCTGCTCGTTGACCTCGCCAGGCTCGGCAAGATAGCCCTCGACAAGAAGGCCTACGGAACCGTCTACGAGGTCAACGCCTTCTACATGAAGAACCCAGGACCGAAGGAGAAGGGCAACATCCCGAGGATCATCGCCCACGAGAAGATGCGCATGTGGGCCGGTCTCGAACCCAAGTGGCTCTGA
- a CDS encoding ParA family protein, with the protein MAVVISIANQKGGVGKTTLTMNLGHALAAMGKRVLLVDIDPQFNLTFGLIGMEVLNYEENNVGTIMTRESSVEETIVEVKENLHLIPSHLNLSAKEIEIINAYNRERRLEKAITPVLPDYDYVLIDNPPSMGIFLVNSLTASDYVLIPLELSYFGVIGMQLMFNLMRMIREETNENLKLLGLVPNKFTRQTKVPKTRLKELKEAYPDAPILTTIPKAIALEKAQGMGLSIFEFEGDGRAAKAFSKLAREVVELVEE; encoded by the coding sequence ATGGCAGTGGTGATTAGCATAGCCAACCAAAAGGGTGGGGTAGGGAAGACAACGCTCACCATGAACCTCGGCCACGCGCTCGCCGCCATGGGGAAGCGCGTTCTTCTGGTAGACATTGACCCGCAGTTCAATCTCACATTTGGGCTCATCGGCATGGAAGTGCTCAACTACGAGGAGAACAACGTCGGAACAATAATGACACGCGAGAGCAGCGTCGAGGAAACCATCGTGGAGGTTAAGGAGAACCTCCACCTCATACCATCGCACCTCAACCTCTCTGCCAAGGAAATAGAGATAATCAACGCCTACAACCGCGAGAGAAGGCTTGAGAAGGCAATAACCCCGGTTCTGCCCGACTATGACTACGTGCTCATCGACAACCCGCCAAGCATGGGCATCTTCCTCGTCAACTCGCTCACCGCTTCCGACTACGTCCTCATCCCGCTCGAGCTGAGTTACTTCGGCGTCATCGGAATGCAGCTCATGTTCAATCTAATGCGCATGATAAGGGAAGAAACCAACGAAAACCTCAAGCTCCTCGGCCTGGTTCCCAACAAGTTCACGCGCCAGACCAAGGTTCCTAAGACCCGCCTCAAGGAGTTGAAGGAGGCCTATCCCGACGCACCGATTCTGACCACGATCCCGAAAGCGATAGCACTCGAAAAGGCACAGGGTATGGGGTTGAGCATATTCGAGTTTGAGGGTGATGGCAGGGCCGCAAAGGCCTTTTCAAAGCTCGCCAGAGAGGTGGTTGAACTTGTCGAGGAATAA
- a CDS encoding ribbon-helix-helix domain-containing protein translates to MSKMRVISVQLPQGLINAMDQLVRKGVYPNRSEVIREAIRELLKKELYQLETEERSTPDYIMK, encoded by the coding sequence ATGAGCAAGATGCGCGTCATTAGTGTACAGCTCCCGCAGGGTTTGATAAACGCCATGGATCAGCTTGTTAGAAAGGGAGTCTATCCCAACAGGAGTGAGGTGATCAGGGAGGCAATCCGCGAGCTTTTGAAGAAGGAGCTGTACCAGCTCGAGACTGAGGAACGCTCAACACCAGATTACATCATGAAATAA
- a CDS encoding RNA-binding protein: MELKVKHPLSKKEIKEIIREMSEIFGEEVAEKLVRKKDRVELAEFDKTTEIILVNGRPTFIRRKGLIFPLVIALYELSNEEDLRKWKRRVVVDAGAVPFILKGADVMAPGITDADEGIKEGDFVFVVEEDYGRPLAIGIALMDGKKMKEKPKGKAVKVIHHAKDKIWELTVG; this comes from the coding sequence ATGGAGCTGAAGGTCAAGCACCCCCTTAGCAAGAAGGAGATAAAGGAAATCATCCGCGAGATGAGTGAAATTTTCGGTGAAGAGGTGGCGGAAAAGCTCGTGAGGAAGAAGGACCGGGTTGAACTGGCGGAGTTCGACAAGACTACAGAGATAATTCTCGTCAACGGCAGGCCGACGTTCATAAGGCGGAAGGGCCTCATCTTTCCGCTTGTCATAGCGCTCTACGAGCTGTCTAACGAAGAGGATTTGAGAAAGTGGAAGAGAAGAGTCGTCGTTGATGCTGGAGCGGTTCCCTTCATCCTAAAAGGGGCAGACGTTATGGCACCAGGCATAACCGACGCCGACGAGGGAATTAAAGAAGGGGATTTCGTCTTCGTCGTTGAGGAAGACTACGGAAGGCCTCTGGCCATAGGGATAGCACTAATGGACGGCAAGAAGATGAAGGAAAAACCCAAGGGCAAAGCCGTGAAGGTAATCCACCACGCCAAGGACAAGATTTGGGAGCTGACGGTGGGATGA
- a CDS encoding adenylyltransferase/cytidyltransferase family protein has translation MRKKIRVLVGGVFDLLHVGHIHFLSQAKSLGDELVVIVAHDETVRMQKRRNPINPAEDRAELLRALRMVDEVYIGTPGTIDYELVKKINPDIIAIGPDQRFSCERLKEELEKHGIQAEVIRIPYLYKDDRAKTSKIIQRIVETYCE, from the coding sequence ATGAGAAAGAAGATAAGGGTGCTCGTGGGCGGGGTCTTTGACCTCCTCCACGTCGGCCACATCCACTTTTTGAGCCAGGCCAAAAGTTTAGGCGATGAGCTGGTAGTCATAGTCGCCCACGACGAAACTGTTAGAATGCAGAAGCGCCGCAACCCGATAAACCCAGCCGAGGACAGAGCCGAACTCCTGAGGGCTCTGAGGATGGTCGATGAGGTCTACATAGGTACCCCCGGGACGATAGACTATGAGCTAGTGAAAAAGATAAACCCAGACATCATAGCAATCGGACCTGACCAGAGGTTCAGCTGCGAGAGGCTCAAGGAGGAGCTGGAAAAGCACGGCATCCAGGCCGAGGTCATAAGGATTCCATACCTCTACAAGGACGACAGGGCAAAGACGAGCAAAATAATCCAGAGGATAGTGGAGACCTACTGCGAGTGA